The following coding sequences lie in one Hoplias malabaricus isolate fHopMal1 chromosome 14, fHopMal1.hap1, whole genome shotgun sequence genomic window:
- the LOC136665872 gene encoding rho-related BTB domain-containing protein 2-like isoform X2, giving the protein MDSDMDYERPNVETIKCVVVGDNAVGKTRLICARACNATLTQYQLLATHVPTVWAIDQYRVCQEVLERSRDVVDDVSVSLRLWDTFGDHHKDRRFAYGRSDVVVLCFSIANPNSLHHVRTMWYPEIKHFCPRAPVILVGCQLDLRYADLEAVNRARRPLARPIKSNEILPPEKGREVAKELGVPYYETSVVAQFGVKDVFDNAIRAALISRRHLQFWKSHLRNVQRPLLQAPFLPPKPPPPIITVPAPPSSIEEHPGRLLEDPLCADVILVLQERQRIFAHRIYLATASSKFYDLFLAERRAPEDNKKERDRPRPPLSGRELLMRAASFDVCESVDERDRANLRACTSDGTLKGGEGARLLPAFSRAFVSVQEEMVDDPVTFSSRQMTVIHMDASMQPGPFRAVLRYLYTGKLDEHEKELMQVAHIAELLEVFDLRMMVANILNDEAFMNQEITKAFHVRRTNRVKECLAKGTFSDVVFKLDDGTIMAHKPLLISSCDWMAAMFGGPFVESCTKEVLFPNTTRSCMRAVLEYLYTGRFCSRPDLDAMELIVLANRLCLPHLVALTELYTVTVLMEAAMMGADIDGDVLIYLEMTQFHGAHQLAGWCLHHICTNYNSVCRKFPRDMKAKSTENQEYFEKHRWPPVWYLKEDDHYQRARKEREKEDYLYQKRQCKRKWLFWNLPSSPSSNSPSSPGSSAIM; this is encoded by the exons ATGGATTCTGATATGGACTATGAGAGGCCAAATGTTGAGACCATCAAGTGTGTGGTTGTGGGGGACAATGCAGTTGGAAAGACCCGGCTCATCTGTGCCCGGGCCTGCAATGCCACCCTGACCCAGTATCAGCTGCTGGCCACACATGTGCCTACTGTCTGGGCCATAGACCAGTACAGAGTGTGCCAAGAG GTTCTAGAGCGTTCTAGGGATGTGGTGGATGATGTCAGTGTATCCTTACGGCTCTGGGACACTTTCGGAGACCATCACAAGGACCGTCGCTTTGCTTATGGCAG GTCTGATGTAGTAGTGCTGTGCTTCTCCATCGCTAACCCAAACTCCCTGCACCACGTGAGGACCATGTGGTACCCTGAAATCAAGCACTTCTGTCCCAGAGCTCCAGTCATTCTGGTGGGCTGCCAGCTGGACCTGAGGTACGCTGACCTGGAGGCGGTCAACAGGGCTCGCCGCCCGCTGGCCAG ACCCATAAAATCCAACGAGATCCTGCCTCCAGAAAAGGGCCGTGAGGTGGCCAAAGAGCTCGGGGTCCCGTATTATGAGACCAGTGTCGTCGCCCAGTTTGGAGTTAAAGACGTTTTTGACAACGCCATTCGTGCCGCTCTCATCTCGCGGCGCCACCTGCAGTTCTGGAAGTCGCACTTGCGCAATGTGCAGCGGCCTCTCCTCCAGGCCCCTTTCCTCCCTCCTAAACCGCCTCCTCCCATCATCACAGTCCCTGCTCCCCCTAGTAGCATCGAGGAGCACCCGGGCCGACTTCTGGAGGATCCTCTATGCGCCGACGTGATCCTGGTTCTTCAGGAGCGCCAGCGGATCTTTGCTCACCGCATCTACCTGGCCACAGCCTCGTCCAAGTTCTATGACCTCTTCCTGGCTGAACGCCGTGCTCCTGAGGACAATAAGAAAGAGAGGGACCGGCCACGGCCTCCACTTTCCGGTCGGGAGCTGCTCATGAGGGCCGCCAGTTTTGACGTTTGCGAGAGTGTAGACGAAAGAGACCGGGCCAACCTTCGCGCTTGCACCAGCGACGGAACCCTCAAAGGAGGCGAAGGAGCCCGTCTGCTGCCTGCATTCAGCCGGGCTTTTGTCAGTGTCCAAGAGGAAATGGTGGATGACCCAGTGACGTTCAGCTCCAGGCAGATGACTGTTATCCACATGGACGCCTCAATGCAGCCGGGGCCGTTCAGAGCCGTGCTTCGCTACCTGTACACAGGGAAGCTGGATGAACACGAGAAGGAGCTAATGCAGGTTGCTCACATCGCTGAGCTGTTGGAGGTGTTCGACCTGCGCATGATGGTGGCCAACATCTTAAACGATGAGGCCTTCATGAACCAGGAGATCACCAAGGCCTTCCACGTGAGACGCACCAACCGGGTTAAAGAGTGTCTGGCAAAAGGGACCTTCTCAG ATGTGGTGTTCAAGCTGGACGATGGTACAATAATGGCCCATAAGCCTCTGCTCATCTCAAGCTGCGACtggatggcggccatgtttggAGGACCCTTTGTAGAGAGCTGTACAAAAGAG GTGTTGTTTCCAAACACTACCCGCAGCTGTATGCGCGCGGTGCTGGAGTATCTCTATACAGGCCGCTTCTGCTCTCGCCCTGATCTGGATGCCATGGAGCTCATTGTTCTCGCAAACCGTCTCTGTTTGCCTCACCTGGTTGCACtgacag AGTTATACACTGTGACTGTGCTTATGGAGGCGGCCATGATGGGAGCTGATATAGATGGAGATGTGCTGATTTATCTGGAAATGACTCAG TTTCATGGTGCGCATCAGTTGGCGGGATGGTGCCTCCACCACATCTGCACCAACTACAACAGTGTCTGCCGCAAGTTCCCTAGAGACATGAAGGCCAAGTCTACAG AAAACCAGGAATACTTCGAAAAGCATCGATGGCCCCCCGTGTGGTACCTAAAAGAAGACGACCATTACCAGAGGGCCCGtaaggagagggagaaagaggacTACTTGTACCAGAAACGTCAATGTAAACGCAAGTGGTTGTTCTGGAACCTTCCATCTTCACCTTCCTCCAACTCCCCCTCTTCTCCTGGGTCTTCTGCCATCATGTGA
- the LOC136665872 gene encoding rho-related BTB domain-containing protein 2-like isoform X1: MRPRFMDSDMDYERPNVETIKCVVVGDNAVGKTRLICARACNATLTQYQLLATHVPTVWAIDQYRVCQEVLERSRDVVDDVSVSLRLWDTFGDHHKDRRFAYGRSDVVVLCFSIANPNSLHHVRTMWYPEIKHFCPRAPVILVGCQLDLRYADLEAVNRARRPLARPIKSNEILPPEKGREVAKELGVPYYETSVVAQFGVKDVFDNAIRAALISRRHLQFWKSHLRNVQRPLLQAPFLPPKPPPPIITVPAPPSSIEEHPGRLLEDPLCADVILVLQERQRIFAHRIYLATASSKFYDLFLAERRAPEDNKKERDRPRPPLSGRELLMRAASFDVCESVDERDRANLRACTSDGTLKGGEGARLLPAFSRAFVSVQEEMVDDPVTFSSRQMTVIHMDASMQPGPFRAVLRYLYTGKLDEHEKELMQVAHIAELLEVFDLRMMVANILNDEAFMNQEITKAFHVRRTNRVKECLAKGTFSDVVFKLDDGTIMAHKPLLISSCDWMAAMFGGPFVESCTKEVLFPNTTRSCMRAVLEYLYTGRFCSRPDLDAMELIVLANRLCLPHLVALTELYTVTVLMEAAMMGADIDGDVLIYLEMTQFHGAHQLAGWCLHHICTNYNSVCRKFPRDMKAKSTENQEYFEKHRWPPVWYLKEDDHYQRARKEREKEDYLYQKRQCKRKWLFWNLPSSPSSNSPSSPGSSAIM; the protein is encoded by the exons TCCCCGTTTTATGGATTCTGATATGGACTATGAGAGGCCAAATGTTGAGACCATCAAGTGTGTGGTTGTGGGGGACAATGCAGTTGGAAAGACCCGGCTCATCTGTGCCCGGGCCTGCAATGCCACCCTGACCCAGTATCAGCTGCTGGCCACACATGTGCCTACTGTCTGGGCCATAGACCAGTACAGAGTGTGCCAAGAG GTTCTAGAGCGTTCTAGGGATGTGGTGGATGATGTCAGTGTATCCTTACGGCTCTGGGACACTTTCGGAGACCATCACAAGGACCGTCGCTTTGCTTATGGCAG GTCTGATGTAGTAGTGCTGTGCTTCTCCATCGCTAACCCAAACTCCCTGCACCACGTGAGGACCATGTGGTACCCTGAAATCAAGCACTTCTGTCCCAGAGCTCCAGTCATTCTGGTGGGCTGCCAGCTGGACCTGAGGTACGCTGACCTGGAGGCGGTCAACAGGGCTCGCCGCCCGCTGGCCAG ACCCATAAAATCCAACGAGATCCTGCCTCCAGAAAAGGGCCGTGAGGTGGCCAAAGAGCTCGGGGTCCCGTATTATGAGACCAGTGTCGTCGCCCAGTTTGGAGTTAAAGACGTTTTTGACAACGCCATTCGTGCCGCTCTCATCTCGCGGCGCCACCTGCAGTTCTGGAAGTCGCACTTGCGCAATGTGCAGCGGCCTCTCCTCCAGGCCCCTTTCCTCCCTCCTAAACCGCCTCCTCCCATCATCACAGTCCCTGCTCCCCCTAGTAGCATCGAGGAGCACCCGGGCCGACTTCTGGAGGATCCTCTATGCGCCGACGTGATCCTGGTTCTTCAGGAGCGCCAGCGGATCTTTGCTCACCGCATCTACCTGGCCACAGCCTCGTCCAAGTTCTATGACCTCTTCCTGGCTGAACGCCGTGCTCCTGAGGACAATAAGAAAGAGAGGGACCGGCCACGGCCTCCACTTTCCGGTCGGGAGCTGCTCATGAGGGCCGCCAGTTTTGACGTTTGCGAGAGTGTAGACGAAAGAGACCGGGCCAACCTTCGCGCTTGCACCAGCGACGGAACCCTCAAAGGAGGCGAAGGAGCCCGTCTGCTGCCTGCATTCAGCCGGGCTTTTGTCAGTGTCCAAGAGGAAATGGTGGATGACCCAGTGACGTTCAGCTCCAGGCAGATGACTGTTATCCACATGGACGCCTCAATGCAGCCGGGGCCGTTCAGAGCCGTGCTTCGCTACCTGTACACAGGGAAGCTGGATGAACACGAGAAGGAGCTAATGCAGGTTGCTCACATCGCTGAGCTGTTGGAGGTGTTCGACCTGCGCATGATGGTGGCCAACATCTTAAACGATGAGGCCTTCATGAACCAGGAGATCACCAAGGCCTTCCACGTGAGACGCACCAACCGGGTTAAAGAGTGTCTGGCAAAAGGGACCTTCTCAG ATGTGGTGTTCAAGCTGGACGATGGTACAATAATGGCCCATAAGCCTCTGCTCATCTCAAGCTGCGACtggatggcggccatgtttggAGGACCCTTTGTAGAGAGCTGTACAAAAGAG GTGTTGTTTCCAAACACTACCCGCAGCTGTATGCGCGCGGTGCTGGAGTATCTCTATACAGGCCGCTTCTGCTCTCGCCCTGATCTGGATGCCATGGAGCTCATTGTTCTCGCAAACCGTCTCTGTTTGCCTCACCTGGTTGCACtgacag AGTTATACACTGTGACTGTGCTTATGGAGGCGGCCATGATGGGAGCTGATATAGATGGAGATGTGCTGATTTATCTGGAAATGACTCAG TTTCATGGTGCGCATCAGTTGGCGGGATGGTGCCTCCACCACATCTGCACCAACTACAACAGTGTCTGCCGCAAGTTCCCTAGAGACATGAAGGCCAAGTCTACAG AAAACCAGGAATACTTCGAAAAGCATCGATGGCCCCCCGTGTGGTACCTAAAAGAAGACGACCATTACCAGAGGGCCCGtaaggagagggagaaagaggacTACTTGTACCAGAAACGTCAATGTAAACGCAAGTGGTTGTTCTGGAACCTTCCATCTTCACCTTCCTCCAACTCCCCCTCTTCTCCTGGGTCTTCTGCCATCATGTGA